A portion of the Juglans microcarpa x Juglans regia isolate MS1-56 chromosome 1D, Jm3101_v1.0, whole genome shotgun sequence genome contains these proteins:
- the LOC121255552 gene encoding UPF0496 protein At4g34320-like, giving the protein MGGKCCKKTDVKGASSQTLEMKRNTQFTPDLRSYEAACMLDPDLQSFDATLQERTSWVISSLATEVEVRSLSFGSLKEVTNSLLEMNQEVVKVILECKKDIWNNEDLFSLVEEYFENSLKTLDFCTALENCLKRTRDNQFTIQVAVKHFEDEVENGVDGVKYVKTLQELRKFKASGDPFTEEFFALFQSVYQNHISMFQKLQRRKTKLDKKLKSMKSWRKVSNVIFVAAFVSVLIFSVVAAAIVAPPLVTALAAALAAPIGSVGKWLNSLWTRYENSVKAQRELINSMQIGTCVTMKDLDTIRVLVNKLEIEIESLLQNADFALREEDAVSLAMDEIKKKLEVFMNTIENLSEHADMCSRDIRRARTVILQRIIRHPNS; this is encoded by the coding sequence ATGGGAGGAAAATGTTGCAAGAAGACTGATGTCAAGGGCGCATCATCCCAAACCCTCGAAATGAAAAGGAATACCCAATTCACGCCCGATCTGAGGTCCTATGAGGCGGCGTGCATGCTCGATCCGGACTTACAGTCCTTTGATGCCACCCTCCAAGAACGCACCAGCTGGGTCATCAGCTCGCTCGCCACCGAGGTTGAGGTTCGGTCCTTATCTTTTGGCTCACTCAAAGAGGTCACCAATAGTCTTCTTGAAATGAATCAGGAGGTGGTGAAAGTCATTCTAGAGTGTAAGAAGGATATATGGAACAATGAAGATTTGTTCTCATTGGTGGAGGAATACTTTGAGAATAGTCTCAAGACATTGGACTTCTGTACTGCCCTTGAGAACTGCTTGAAGCGCACACGGGATAACCAGTTTACAATTCAAGTTGCGGTTAAGCATTTCGAggatgaagttgaaaatggGGTTGATGGGGTGAAGTATGTGAAGACATTGCAAGAATTAAGGAAATTTAAGGCTTCTGGGGACCCATTTACAGAGGAGTTTTTTGCATTGTTTCAATCAgtttatcaaaatcatatatCGATGTTCCAAAAGTTGCAGCGGAGGAAGACAAAGCTAGATAAGAAATTGAAATCTATGAAGTCGTGGAGGAAAGTGTCCAATGTCATTTTTGTTGCTGCTTTTGTGTCTGTGTTGATATTCTCGGTGGTGGCAGCTGCCATTGTAGCTCCGCCACTGGTGACAGCTTTGGCGGCTGCATTGGCTGCTCCTATAGGTTCTGTGGGAAAATGGTTGAACTCACTTTGGACGCGATATGAAAACTCAGTGAAAGCACAAAGGGAGTTAATCAACTCAATGCAGATCGGCACCTGCGTTACAATGAAGGATTTGGATACCATTCGGGTACTTGTCAACAAACTGGAAATAGAGATTGAGTCACTATTGCAGAATGCTGATTTTGCACTTAGGGAAGAGGACGCAGTTAGTCTTGCAATGGATGAGATAAAGAAGAAGCTGGAAGTGTTTATGAATACCATTGAGAATTTAAGCGAGCATGCTGATATGTGTAGCCGGGATATAAGGAGGGCAAGGACGGTGATTTTGCAGAGGATAATAAGACATCCAAACAGCTGA
- the LOC121255168 gene encoding UPF0496 protein At4g34320-like isoform X3 has translation MGSNSSKTHFKADMRAHEVAGELDVDLESGDVTVVVEPQLVSSDSIKEIVKCLYEMDREMANFNLKCREDIWNNQEFFSLLKDYFQNSLRALDFCTALEDCLERTRDNLSIVQSANTLQELRQFRDAEDPFTNEFSQLLRSVSEQHELMLDKLKPWKTKLDKKLETVQPRSIMFIVIFVFAVLFVLALTVVPAGIKAPAWANPLASALAVPIFPVCKSLWGRYQSALEGKKGVISSMRYGTLTVKKDLGNIEALIRKLRNETRSILDNVDLALGEEVEVTLVIDEIQRKLEMFMNTAQNLRDNGDRCSGFSVNWRKSVLRSMFRRARD, from the coding sequence ATGGGTAGTAACTCAAGCAAGACCCATTTCAAGGCTGATATGAGGGCCCATGAGGTGGCGGGTGAGCTGGATGTGGACTTAGAGTCCGGTGATGTCACCGTGGTCGTGGAACCTCAGCTCGTTTCTTCTGATTCAATCAAAGAGATCGTCAAATGTCTATATGAAATGGACCGGGAAATGGCTAATTTCAACCTCAAGTGTAGGGAAGATATATGGAACAATCAGGAATTTTTCTCGCTCCTGAAGGATTACTTTCAAAATAGTCTCAGGGCATTGGACTTCTGCACTGCCCTTGAGGACTGCCTGGAGCGCACACGTGATAACCTGTCGATAGTTCAGTCAGCGAATACATTACAAGAGTTGAGGCAATTCAGGGATGCTGAGGACCCATTTACGAACGAGTTTTCTCAACTTTTGCGATCAGTGTCTGAGCAGCATGAATTGATGTTGGACAAATTGAAGCCTTGGAAAACAAAGCTAGACAAGAAATTGGAAACTGTGCAGCCACGGAGCATAATGTTCattgtcatttttgtttttgcagtTTTGTTTGTGTTAGCTCTCACAGTGGTGCCAGCTGGCATTAAAGCTCCGGCCTGGGCTAATCCATTGGCTAGTGCATTGGCTGTTCCAATTTTCCCTGTGTGCAAGTCACTTTGGGGGCGGTATCAGAGTGCACTGGAAGGAAAAAAGGGGGTAATCAGCTCAATGCGATATGGCACTCTTACTGTAAAGAAGGACTTGGGTAACATTGAGGCACTTATTCGTAAACTGCGAAATGAGACTCGTTCAATTCTAGATAATGTTGATTTGGCTCTTGGTGAAGAGGTGGAAGTGACGCTTGTGATAGATGAGATCCAGAGGAAGCTAGAAATGTTTATGAATACTGCTCAGAATCTAAGGGATAATGGTGATAGGTGTAGCGGCTTTAGTGTGAATTGGAGGAAGTCTGTTTTGCGGTCAATGTTCAGACGTGCGCGTGACTGA
- the LOC121255168 gene encoding UPF0496 protein At4g34320-like isoform X1 — protein MEFNFSKISDSSEKKNSAIRKKSSLLDRKELHIKLRYVSSLAGKSASMGSNSSKTHFKADMRAHEVAGELDVDLESGDVTVVVEPQLVSSDSIKEIVKCLYEMDREMANFNLKCREDIWNNQEFFSLLKDYFQNSLRALDFCTALEDCLERTRDNLSIVQSANTLQELRQFRDAEDPFTNEFSQLLRSVSEQHELMLDKLKPWKTKLDKKLETVQPRSIMFIVIFVFAVLFVLALTVVPAGIKAPAWANPLASALAVPIFPVCKSLWGRYQSALEGKKGVISSMRYGTLTVKKDLGNIEALIRKLRNETRSILDNVDLALGEEVEVTLVIDEIQRKLEMFMNTAQNLRDNGDRCSGFSVNWRKSVLRSMFRRARD, from the coding sequence ATAgcagtgagaaaaaaaattcggCTATAAGAAAGAAATCATCGCTTTTGGATCGCAAAGAGTTGCATATAAAGCTTAGGTACGTCTCGTCATTAGCCGGAAAATCTGCAAGCATGGGTAGTAACTCAAGCAAGACCCATTTCAAGGCTGATATGAGGGCCCATGAGGTGGCGGGTGAGCTGGATGTGGACTTAGAGTCCGGTGATGTCACCGTGGTCGTGGAACCTCAGCTCGTTTCTTCTGATTCAATCAAAGAGATCGTCAAATGTCTATATGAAATGGACCGGGAAATGGCTAATTTCAACCTCAAGTGTAGGGAAGATATATGGAACAATCAGGAATTTTTCTCGCTCCTGAAGGATTACTTTCAAAATAGTCTCAGGGCATTGGACTTCTGCACTGCCCTTGAGGACTGCCTGGAGCGCACACGTGATAACCTGTCGATAGTTCAGTCAGCGAATACATTACAAGAGTTGAGGCAATTCAGGGATGCTGAGGACCCATTTACGAACGAGTTTTCTCAACTTTTGCGATCAGTGTCTGAGCAGCATGAATTGATGTTGGACAAATTGAAGCCTTGGAAAACAAAGCTAGACAAGAAATTGGAAACTGTGCAGCCACGGAGCATAATGTTCattgtcatttttgtttttgcagtTTTGTTTGTGTTAGCTCTCACAGTGGTGCCAGCTGGCATTAAAGCTCCGGCCTGGGCTAATCCATTGGCTAGTGCATTGGCTGTTCCAATTTTCCCTGTGTGCAAGTCACTTTGGGGGCGGTATCAGAGTGCACTGGAAGGAAAAAAGGGGGTAATCAGCTCAATGCGATATGGCACTCTTACTGTAAAGAAGGACTTGGGTAACATTGAGGCACTTATTCGTAAACTGCGAAATGAGACTCGTTCAATTCTAGATAATGTTGATTTGGCTCTTGGTGAAGAGGTGGAAGTGACGCTTGTGATAGATGAGATCCAGAGGAAGCTAGAAATGTTTATGAATACTGCTCAGAATCTAAGGGATAATGGTGATAGGTGTAGCGGCTTTAGTGTGAATTGGAGGAAGTCTGTTTTGCGGTCAATGTTCAGACGTGCGCGTGACTGA